The Daucus carota subsp. sativus chromosome 7, DH1 v3.0, whole genome shotgun sequence genome window below encodes:
- the LOC108196055 gene encoding uncharacterized protein LOC108196055, protein MVELNISISPSFPSQQISDEADVFVEMPQRNSRKQDHQATMPRRSPRFAGNNTKIREEPTTVLRRSPRILAKNRDESEDLKTPIQEKKGPMEPYLDTSCCVSTPEECLKALEPRDSVGREVLKEVGLGNRGSRRAEQLKEGGEGLRRSVRLAGKENVNWRVNFDVVKEEEKDLGSKGVPVARKSARKSFKETGFDVPSFGMVLCDSANQQSVQAGIGLPVQSVGEMKKTCKSREGNAQKLVKCARKKIDKSVEDSKAEQSVQAVIGLPVQSVGEAKKTGNSSERDAQKIAKCVRKRTDKSPEYSKAELLGKGVSSEIFYKSGIGASDQETAGGSSTAPVEGRVEKEARAVEKKPKCIGVKRKRNQVEDCCENQGTISGWTKEQESALQKAYLAADPTPRFWKDVAKKVPGKSAQDCFDRVHADHLTPRPRSRAKVLNSSPVLYSPSKLLDSIRSKSKRPGHTKQKGQAVQKTMRKLLQKEFQVNREQNADLFSILEPQVSLSPNALQQGVNCSTPKQENPKLLRRCQETSSSDRRKQCLQINSMNEARGASPPVLKPVKNKALHEKYIDKLHARRRAGSAKAAKSSLQARDRKECRVQKNAVESAKNALLDDARVAIKQYQHKQANDFSIRPDDDDDVLFGDEDTDGENSL, encoded by the exons ATGGTTGAATTAAACATTTCCATTTCCCCCTCTTTTCCCTCACAACAAATTTCAGACGAAGCAGACGTGTTTGTCGAAATGCCGCAACGAAATTCCCGGAAGCAAGACCACCAAGCCACCATGCCAAGACGATCCCCGAGGTTTGCTGGCAACAATACCAAGATTCGAGAGGAACCCACCACCGTTTTGAGAAGATCTCCAAGAATTCTTGCGAAAAATCGAGACGAATCAGAGGACTTGAAAACCCCAATCCAGGAGAAGAAGGGACCGATGGAGCCCTATCTGGACACAAGCTGTTGTGTTTCGACCCCAGAGGAGTGTTTGAAAGCACTGGAGCCCCGGGATTCAGTGGGTCGAGAGGTGCTGAAAGAGGTGGGTTTGGGGAATAGGGGTTCGAGAAGAGCTGAGCAATTGAAGGAAGGGGGTGAAGGTTTGAGAAGATCTGTGAGGTTAGCGGGTAAGGAAAATGTCAATTGGCGGGTGAATTTTGATGTGGTCAAGGAAGAGGAGAAAGATTTGGGGAGCAAGGGTGTGCCGGTTGCACGTAAATCTGCTAGAAAGAGTTTTAAGGAAACTGGTTTTGATGTTCCATCTTTCGGGATGGTTCTGTGTGATTCAGCTAATCAACAAAGTGTACAAGCGGGGATTGGTTTGCCTGTGCAATCTGTAGGTGAGATGAAGAAGACATGCAAGTCAAGGGAGGGAAATGCGCAGAAACTTGTTAAGTGTGCCaggaaaaaaattgataagtctGTGGAGGATTCCAAAGCTGAACAAAGTGTGCAAGCGGTGATTGGTTTACCTGTACAATCTGTTGGTGAGGCAAAGAAGACAGGCAACTCAAGCGAGAGAGATGCACAGAAAATTGCTAAGTGTGTGAGGAAAAGAACGGATAAGTCTCCAGAATATTCAAAAGCTGAACTTTTGGGTAAAGGTGTTTCAtctgaaatattttataaatcaggTATAGGGGCATCTGACCAAGAAACAGCGGGGGGATCTAGTACAGCTCCTGTGGAAGGCCGAGTAGAAAAGGAGGCAAGGGCTGTTGAGAAAAAACCAAAGTGCATTGGAGTTAAGAGGAAGAGGAATCAAGTTGAAGATTGTTGTGAAAATCAGGGAACAATTTCTGGGTGGACCAAGGAACAGGAATCAGCACTGCAGAAAGCGTATTTAGCTGCGGATCCGACTCCTCGCTTTTGGAAGGACGTTGCTAAAAag GTGCCTGGTAAATCTGCACAAGATTGTTTTGATAGAGTACATGCTGACCATCTGACTCCTCGTCCTCGTTCAAGAGCAAAAGTACTGAACTCATCACCCGTTTTGTACTCTCCTTCAAAGTTGCTTGATTCCATAAGATCAAAGAGTAAAAGGCCTGGACACACTAAACAAAAGGGTCAGGCTGTGCAGAAAACTATGAGAAAGTTACTGCAAAAGGAGTTTCAGGTTAacagagaacaaaatgcagacCTGTTCTCCATACTTGAGCCCCAAGTAAGTTTGTCTCCTAATGCATTACAGCAGGGCGTAAACTGTTCTACCCCAAAACAGGAGAACCCTAAACTGCTTAGAAGATGCCAGGAGACATCTTCTTCAGACCGCAGAAAGCAGTGTTTACAAATTAATAGCATGAACGAAGCCAGAGGTGCAAGTCCACCAGTTCTAAAGCCAGTTAAGAACAAAGCGTTGCATGAAAAATATATTGACAAGCTACATGCTAGGAGAAGAGCAGGGTCTGCAAAGGCTGCAAAATCCAGCCTTCAGGCTCGAGATAGAAAGGAGTGCCGTGTTCAGAAAAATGCCGTTGAATCTGCAAAAAATGCATTGCTGGATGATGCAAGAGTTGCTATAAAGCAGTACCAACATAAGCAGGCCAATGACTTTAGCATCCGtcctgatgatgatgatgatgttcttTTTGGTGATGAGGATACAGATGGAGAGAATAGTttataa
- the LOC108194256 gene encoding transcription factor bHLH93 isoform X2 — MESSQHVFFEEFLSAPPNGVNEQQVLPSYLSCGSYYESFDLGTSNVSFSELITSSQAEIPSFAFPYNEYCPFNNGYLRPEDVIDPSEFIKNAEPPFPVLQDHEYKSGQVENGQACEVLLNDLRDNGSSSKDHDKDQACFENVLVFNVGSSDQDRKRKSTKVEGQPSKNLMAERRRRKRLNDRLSMLRSIVPKISKMDRTSIVGDTIDYVKDLQERIHKLKEEVDTEAESNHMNLMASSNEDTNEVIPISPTKFDVERKDESTRIEICCATKPGLLLSTVETIEALGLDIQQCVVSCFSDFSLQATCSEAVDNQKFVGCEDIKQELCRNAGYAGYGGKCC, encoded by the exons ATGGAAAGTAGTCAACATGTTTTCTTTGAAGAGTTCTTGTCTGCACCACCTAATGGAGTGAATGAGCAGCAGGTTTTGCCAAGCTATTTGAGCTGTGGATCTTATTATGAGAGCTTTGATTTGGGTACTTCAAATGTTTCATTCTCTGAGCTCATCACTTCATCCCAAGCAGAAATTCCCAGCTTTGCATTTCCTTATAATGAGTATTGCCCTTTTAACAATGGCTATTTGAGGCCTGAGGATGTTATTGATCCATCTGAGTTCATCAAGAATGCTGAACCTCCTTTTCCTGTCCTGCAAGACCATGAATATAAATCAGGGCAAGTGGAAAATGGACAAGCTTGTGAGGTTCTCTTGAATGATCTTCGCGATAATGGTAGCTCATCAAAGGATCATGACAAGGACCAAGCTTGTTTCGAAAATGTGCTAGTTTTTAATGTGGGATCATCTGATCAGGACAGGAAGAGAAAATCTACAAAGGTTGAAGGGCAGCCCTCGAAGAATTTAATGGCAGAAAGAAGGCGAAGGAAGCGATTGAATGACCGTCTTTCCATGCTCAGATCAATTGTTCCTAAGATAAGCAAG ATGGACAGGACTTCTATAGTTGGCGACACCATAGATTATGTGAAGGATCTTCAGGAAAGGATCCACAAGTTAAAAGAGGAAGTCGATACAGAAGCTGAAAGCAATCATATGAACTTGATGGCATCCTCGAATGAGGACACTAATGAAGTCATTCCAATAAGCCCGACTAAG TTTGATGTCGAAAGGAAGGATGAGAGTACACGGATTGAGATCTGTTGTGCAACAAAGCCCGGACTACTGCTGTCAACAGTGGAAACGATTGAAGCATTAGGCCTGGATATTCAACAATGTGTTGTTAGTTGTTTCAGTGATTTTAGCCTGCAAGCTACTTGTTCCGAG GCGGTGGACAACCAGAAGTTTGTAGGATGTGAAGATATCAAACAAGAGTTATGCCGGAATGCAGGCTATGCAG GCTATGGTGGGAAATGTTGTTAG
- the LOC108194256 gene encoding transcription factor bHLH93 isoform X1, which produces MESSQHVFFEEFLSAPPNGVNEQQVLPSYLSCGSYYESFDLGTSNVSFSELITSSQAEIPSFAFPYNEYCPFNNGYLRPEDVIDPSEFIKNAEPPFPVLQDHEYKSGQVENGQACEVLLNDLRDNGSSSKDHDKDQACFENVLVFNVGSSDQDRKRKSTKVEGQPSKNLMAERRRRKRLNDRLSMLRSIVPKISKMDRTSIVGDTIDYVKDLQERIHKLKEEVDTEAESNHMNLMASSNEDTNEVIPISPTKFDVERKDESTRIEICCATKPGLLLSTVETIEALGLDIQQCVVSCFSDFSLQATCSEAVDNQKFVGCEDIKQELCRNAGYAGYGGKCF; this is translated from the exons ATGGAAAGTAGTCAACATGTTTTCTTTGAAGAGTTCTTGTCTGCACCACCTAATGGAGTGAATGAGCAGCAGGTTTTGCCAAGCTATTTGAGCTGTGGATCTTATTATGAGAGCTTTGATTTGGGTACTTCAAATGTTTCATTCTCTGAGCTCATCACTTCATCCCAAGCAGAAATTCCCAGCTTTGCATTTCCTTATAATGAGTATTGCCCTTTTAACAATGGCTATTTGAGGCCTGAGGATGTTATTGATCCATCTGAGTTCATCAAGAATGCTGAACCTCCTTTTCCTGTCCTGCAAGACCATGAATATAAATCAGGGCAAGTGGAAAATGGACAAGCTTGTGAGGTTCTCTTGAATGATCTTCGCGATAATGGTAGCTCATCAAAGGATCATGACAAGGACCAAGCTTGTTTCGAAAATGTGCTAGTTTTTAATGTGGGATCATCTGATCAGGACAGGAAGAGAAAATCTACAAAGGTTGAAGGGCAGCCCTCGAAGAATTTAATGGCAGAAAGAAGGCGAAGGAAGCGATTGAATGACCGTCTTTCCATGCTCAGATCAATTGTTCCTAAGATAAGCAAG ATGGACAGGACTTCTATAGTTGGCGACACCATAGATTATGTGAAGGATCTTCAGGAAAGGATCCACAAGTTAAAAGAGGAAGTCGATACAGAAGCTGAAAGCAATCATATGAACTTGATGGCATCCTCGAATGAGGACACTAATGAAGTCATTCCAATAAGCCCGACTAAG TTTGATGTCGAAAGGAAGGATGAGAGTACACGGATTGAGATCTGTTGTGCAACAAAGCCCGGACTACTGCTGTCAACAGTGGAAACGATTGAAGCATTAGGCCTGGATATTCAACAATGTGTTGTTAGTTGTTTCAGTGATTTTAGCCTGCAAGCTACTTGTTCCGAG GCGGTGGACAACCAGAAGTTTGTAGGATGTGAAGATATCAAACAAGAGTTATGCCGGAATGCAGGCTATGCAGGCTATGGCGGGAAATGTTTTTAG
- the LOC108196318 gene encoding cystathionine gamma-synthase 1, chloroplastic, whose amino-acid sequence MAVSLSTCYGMRAFPSFECRSDPDFSGPEIPTSDGRSRFTSKISKSHGSLGLSSLILRFPPDFVRQLSNKARRNCSNIGVAQVVAASWSNNQPPKSVATDSANGSVVEEIEVVNPLSFLSSDGSLAIHAGERLGRGIVTDAITTPVVNTSAYFFKKTSDLLDFKEKRSVSFEYGRYGNPTTVVAEEKISALEGAESTLLMASGMCASTALLLALVPAGGHLVTTTDCYRKTRIFIETILPKMGIKATVIDPADMEGLEAALEENNVSLFFTESPTNPFLRCVDIELVSKMCHSKGALVCIDGTFATPLNQKALALGADIVLHSATKFIGGHNDVLAGCISGSMELISTVRNLHHILGGALNPNAAYLILRGMKTLHLRVQHQNSTALRMAEILEAHPKVKRVYYPGLKSHPEHHIAVRQMTGFGGVVSFEVDGDLHTTAKFIDNLKIPYIAPSFGGCESIVDQPAIMSYWDLSQADRAKYGIFDNLVRFSFGVEDFEDLKTDILQALEAI is encoded by the exons ATGGCCGTCTCTCTCTCCACTTGCTACGGCATGAGGGCATTTCCGTCATTTGAGTGCCGCTCAGATCCCGACTTTTCCGGCCCGGAAATCCCCACTTCCGACGGCAGATCCAGATTCACCTCGAAGATCTCCAAATCTCACGGCTCTCTCGGTCTGTCTTCGTTGATATTGCGCTTCCCTCCCGACTTCGTTCGTCAATTGAGCAACAAAGCTCGCAGGAATTGCAGCAACATCGGTGTTGCGCAAGTCGTTGCTGCGTCTTGGTCGAACAATCAGCCTCCGAAATCCGTGGCCACTGACTCCGCCAACGGAAGCGTCGTTGAAGAGATCGAGGTGGTTAATCCTCTCTCTTTCTTGTCCTCCGATGGGAGTCTCGCTATTCATGCCG GTGAAAGGCTAGGCCGCGGCATTGTCACGGATGCAATAACTACTCCAGTAGTTAATACTTCTGCTTACTTCTTTAAAAAGACTTCTGATCTCCTCGACTTTAAG GAGAAAAGAAGTGTGAGCTTTGAATATGGGCGCTATGGGAATCCTACTACTGTGGTTGCAGAGGAGAAGATCAG TGCACTGGAAGGGGCTGAATCAACCCTCTTAATGGCTTCTGGAATGTGTGCAAGTACTGCTTTGTTGTTGGCACTGGTCCCAGCTGGTGGGCATCTGGTGACTACCACTGATTGCTACCGGAAGACTCGGATTTTTATTGAAACAATACTTCCCAAGATGGGTATCAAG GCCACAGTTATTGACCCTGCGGACATGGAAGGCCTTGAAGCTGCTCTGGAGGAGAACAAT GTTAGTTTGTTCTTTACAGAGTCACCAACGAACCCATTCCTGAGATGTGTTGACATAGAGCTGGTGTCAAAAATGTGCCACAGTAAAGGAGCCCTTGTCTGTATAGATGGAACATTTGCCACCCCTCTGAATCAAAAAGCCCTTGCTCTAGGGGCAGATATTGTCCTGCATTCTGCGACAAAATTTATCGGAGGGCACAATGAT GTACTTGCAGGTTGTATTAGTGGTTCGATGGAGTTGATTTCTACTGTTCGTAATTTGCATCATATTCTTGGTGGTGCTTTAAACCCG AATGCTGCTTATCTTATCCTTCGAGGTATGAAGACCCTGCATCTTCGTGTACAGCATCAAAATTCTACGGCCTTGAGGATGGCCGAAATTTTAGAGGCACATCCCAAG GTGAAGCGTGTCTATTATCCAGGTCTGAAAAGTCATCCAGAACATCATATCGCAGTCCGTCAAATGACTGGTTTTGGTGGTGTAGTCAGTTTTGAG GTTGATGGTGACTTACATACCACTGCGAAGTTCATTGACAATCTGAAAATTCCATACATTGCCCCTTCCTTTGGAGGATGCGAGAGCATTGTGGACCAGCCAGCAATCATGTCTTACTG GGATCTGAGTCAAGCAGACAGGGCCAAGTATGGGATCTTTGACAATTTGGTTCGGTTCAGCTTTGGTGtcgaagattttgaagatctgAAGACTGACATTCTTCAGGCCCTAGAGGCCATATAG
- the LOC108193586 gene encoding probable beta-D-xylosidase 6: MSQWNFLFSSIIITFLYFNLNLFLTNSETIVKNLEYPCKPPYNSYPFCDTSLPITTRAQSIISHLTLPEKIQQLCNNASGIPRLGIPAYEWWSESLHGIATNGPGITFNGTIQAATSFPQVIVTASAFNRTLWYAIGAAIGVEARAMYNVGQAGLTFWAPNINIFRDPRWGRGQETPGEDPMVASAFAVDFVRGFQREKASGGGGNVKRVVRKRSLSDGDDDGNEGLMLSACCKHMIAYDLELWNNFARYNFNAVVTAQDMQDTYQPPFQSCIQQGKASCLMCSYNAVNGIPACADKELLQKARNDWGFEGYITSDCDAVATIFEYQNYTKSPEDAVAIALKSGTDINCGTYMLFNTKSAIEQGKVQEMDIDKALLNLFLVQLRLGLFNGDPTKGPYGKLGPKDVCSTEHKTLALEAARQGIVLLKNRNKFLPFNKDSISSIAVIGPLANNTSKMGGGYTGIPCSPKSIFEGLQAYVKNVNYAPGCLAVSCESTSGFEEAISIAKDADIVVIVAGLDLSQETEDHDRYSLLLPGFQSKLITTIAAISKKPLVLVITGGGPIDLSMANGDERIASILWIGYPGEAGGNALAEIIFGDYNPGGRLPLTWYPEAFTSVPMNDMNMRADPSRDYPGRTYRFYTGKVVYGFGYGLSFTNYTYKLLNAPKQLTLSGSISPESKRKIQLQIGEGYQLDYINLDEVESCNSLKFNVQVSVMNEGEMDGSHVIMLYSRVTNEHAGAPRKQLIGFDRVQTTSYRGTESSFLVDPCNHFSFANEHGKRILPLGDHALVLEDQEHIVSIQI, encoded by the exons ATGTCTCAATGGAACTTTCTCTTCAGTTCAATCATCATCACATTCTTGTACTTCAATCTCAATCTTTTTCTCACAAATTCTGAAACAATTGTCAAAAATCTTGAATACCCATGTAAGCCTCCATATAATTCCTACCCATTCTGTGATACTTCTCTGCCAATCACAACCAGGGCTCAATCTATAATTTCTCACTTGACTCTCCCTGAGAAAATCCAACAGCTTTGTAACAATGCCTCAGGGATTCCAAGGCTTGGAATCCCTGCTTATGAATGGTGGTCTGAGTCACTTCATGGGATTGCTACTAATGGACCTGGAATCACTTTTAATGGCACAATTCAGGCTGCTACAAGTTTTCCTCAGGTTATTGTGACAGCCTCTGCTTTTAACAGGACTTTGTGGTACGCGATCGGGGCGGCTATAGGAGTGGAAGCTAGAGCAATGTACAATGTTGGCCAAGCTGGATTGACCTTTTGGGCACCTAATATTAACATTTTTAGGGACCCCAGATGGGGGAGAGGCCAGGAGACACCTGGAGAGGATCCGATGGTTGCGTCGGCTTTTGCTGTTGATTTTGTGAGAGGGTTCCAGAGGGAGAAGGCCAGTGGTGGTGGTGGAAATGTGAAGAGAGTTGTTAGGAAGAGAAGTTTGAGTGATGGTGATGATGATGGGAATGAGGGCTTGATGTTGTCTGCTTGTTGCAAACATATGATTGCTTATGATTTGGAGTTGTGGAACAATTTTGCTAGATATAATTTCAATGCTGTG GTCACAGCGCAAGATATGCAGGACACATATCAACCACCATTCCAGAGCTGCATCCAACAAGGGAAAGCAAGCTGCTTAATGTGTTCGTACAATGCAGTAAACGGGATACCTGCATGCGCAGATAAGGAATTATTGCAGAAAGCTCGGAATGATTGGGGTTTCGAGGG ATATATCACCTCTGACTGTGATGCTGTGGCCACAATATTTGAATATCAAAATTACACAAAAAGTCCTGAGGATGCAGTTGCCATTGCTCTTAAATCAG GAACGGATATTAATTGTGGAACATATATGCTATTTAACACCAAATCTGCCATAGAACAAGGAAAGGTGCAAGAAATGGACATAGATAAGGCTCTGCTTAATCTGTTTCTAGTTCAACTCCGACTTGGACTTTTTAATGGAGATCCTACTAAAGGTCCTTACGGAAAATTAGGACCAAAAGATGTCTGCAGCACAGAACACAAGACACTGGCACTTGAAGCAGCAAGACAGGGCATTGTGCTTTTAAAGAACAGAAATAAGTTTCTACCTTTCAACAAGGATAGCATTTCTTCAATAGCTGTTATTGGTCCACTGGCAAATAATACAAGTAAAATGGGTGGTGGTTATACAG GTATTCCTTGTAGCCCAAAAAGCATTTTTGAGGGTCTCCAGGCATATGTAAAGAATGTAAATTACGCACCAGGATGCCTGGCAGTGTCTTGCGAATCCACTTCTGGTTTTGAGGAAGCTATTTCTATTGCTAAAGATGCTGATATTGTAGTCATTGTTGCTGGTTTGGATTTGTCCCAAGAAACTGAAGATCATGACAGATATAGTCTCCTTCTACCAGGTTTTCAGAGCAAGCTTATTACCACTATTGCAGCTATAAGTAAAAAGCCACTGGTTTTAGTCATAACCGGTGGTGGGCCTATTGACCTCTCAATGGCCAACGGAGATGAAAGAATTGCCAGCATTCTGTGGATTGGTTACCCAGGAGAAGCCGGGGGCAATGCACTTGCAGAAATCATTTTTGGAGATTATAATCCAG GTGGACGGCTTCCCTTGACTTGGTATCCAGAGGCATTCACAAGCGTACCAATGAATGATATGAACATGAGAGCTGATCCCTCACGGGACTATCCTGGAAGAACTTATCGATTTTACACTGGCAAGGTAGTATATGGATTTGGATATGGCCTCAGCTTCACAAATTACACTTACAAGCTCCTCAACGCGCCCAAGCAACTAACATTGTCAGGATCTATCAGCCCAGAATCCAAGAGGAAAATACAATTGCAAATAGGAGAAGGATATCAACTGGACTATATTAACCTCGATGAGGTTGAGTCCTGTAATTCATTGAAATTCAATGTGCAAGTCTCAGTAATGAATGAAGGGGAAATGGATGGAAGCCATGTTATCATGTTATATTCTAGAGTTACAAATGAACATGCTGGTGCTCCGAGAAAACAACTGATTGGATTTGATCGTGTACAAACTACATCATACAGAGGTACCGAATCTAGTTTCTTAGTAGATCCTTGTAATCATTTCAGTTTTGCAAATGAGCATGGTAAGAGAATATTGCCTCTGGGCGATCATGCTTTAGTATTGGAAGATCAAGAGCACATTGTTTCGATACAAATATGA